TCGCATTGAAACCATTCTGGGGGTAGAACCTCACATTCAAAATACAGACCAATCCCAACGATTAGAGCAAGAGAAAGTTCAAGGCAAATTAATTGCAGAAAATCTCACTTTTACCTACCCAGGTGCTGCCGTCCCTTCGTTAAAACAGGTCTGTTTCCAAATTCAACCAGGAGAAACAGTTGCGATTGTGGGCCCCGTTGGCTCGGGAAAATCAACACTGGCTAACGCTTTACCCCGTTTATTAGACATTTCGTCAGGGCAACTCTTCGTTGATGGCCATGATGTGACCCAAGTGCATCTGCGCGACCTTAGAAATGCTATTGCCTATGTGCCCCAAGATAGTTTCCTATTCAGTACGAGTCTCAAAAATAATATTCGCTATGGCAATCCCCTCAGCGATGCATCAGACGTGGAATATGTGGCCAAGCAAGCTCAAATCCATGATGAGGTGTTGAACTTTCCCCAGCGATATAAAACCATTGTGGGAGAGCGGGGTATTACGCTATCTGGAGGGCAACGTCAGCGTACAGCACTATCACGAGCGTTATTAGTGGATGCCCCTATCCTCATTTTGGATGATGCCTTGTCCAGTGTGGATAATCAAACGGCCACTGAAATCCTGAATAACTTATCAAGCGACACTCAGCGAAAGACCGTTGTGTTTATTTCTCATCAATTATCAGCAGCTGCGATCGCAGATCAGATCTTTGTGATGGATCAAGGCGAAATTGTCCAAATAGGAACTCACACTCATCTCGTCCAAAAGCCAGGGCTCTACCAAACCTTATGGAATAAGCAAAAACTAGAAGAACAACTGTAGTAGGTTTTTTGAGCAGACGCTGGGCTCATGCCAGATAAACCAAGGTAATCAGGGTTAACGCGCTTTCCCCTTCGACAGAGATTGTTCTGATTTCAATTTGATTAATTGCTTAAGGGTGGGAATGGGAAATAGCTGCGCCACTTGTTTATAAGGAGCCGTGATGCCATCTGGCCCCACAACATAGTGGATATTATCTTCATAGACACTATCAACCACCACACCGGCTTGATACGCCAAGGGATACCATTGCTCAAACTGGCGGTCAATTAATACCAGGGTGTTTTGAGCATTCACTCGATAGGCTTTCCCCACATACCCTGCGGTGTCATAAAAGATCTGATGGATATGTTGATCTAGCTTGACTTCATTTGGAATTTGCGGTCGGTAGAACGCTTTAATTTCTTCTTCAACGTCCAGTTCTTGTAGACGAGTATGTAAACCCTGCTTATCGTCAGAAAAATAAGCCTCCCGAGCTTGCCCATCCTGCAAGAACTTGAGAATAATCCCAACAGGAACTCCCTGAACCGTCAGGGAAGGCCCCACAACAATAGTAGTCAGGACAGCGATCACAACTAGCCCTGCTCCCAGCTTGAGAAGAGTCGCTCGGATGGTTTTCTTAGCCATACCCTTAGTCTAGCGATTTAGTCTCAAATTGTTGGTATCTTAGATGCTCAGGCAGCACGTTTTTTTAGATATCTACAAGCGGAGTTGGAGGGCATGGAATTGCCCTCCAAAACTTAATCATGACTGATAATTAACGACTCGTGCGAAACCGTCTCCCGCTAGACTAGCACCACCAACTAGGGCACCGTCTATCTCTGGCTGGGCCATGATCTCATCCACATTATCTGGCTTAACAGACCCACCATATTGAATGGTGACATCGGGGTTTGTTAAACGAGAGCGGATCAAACCAATCACCCGATTCGCTTCACTACTTTCACAGGTATCCCCTGTACCAATGGCCCAAATGGGTTCGTAGGCAATAATCAAGTTCTTTTGATCGACACCCACCAGACCTTTTTCAAGCTGTTCAAAGATAACGGCTTCCGTCTCATTGGCATCTCGCTGAGCCTTTGATTCACCCACACATAGAATGGGAGTGAGACGATGACCTTGAGCAGCCTTGAGTCGCTGATTAACGGTGGCATCCGTTTCACCAAAGAACTGGCGACGTTCACTGTGGCCAACGACGACATATCGCACCCCAGTTTCTAGCAGCATTGGCCCGGAGATTTCGCCGGTAAAAGCGCCTGTGTCTTCCCAGTGGATATTTTGCGCCCCGACTTGCACCCGACTGCCATGTAAGTTTTTGGAGAGGGCTGTCAGTGTGGTGAAAGGTGCACAGAGAATCACATCTCGATCTTCAGGGGTATCTTGTAGCAGGGGAAGAAAGGCTTGCAAAAACTCCAGGGCTTCTGCCTGGGTTTTGTGCATTTTCCAGTTGCCTGCGATCGCAATTTTTCGCACGGTAGTTTTATCTAAGTTCCGATTAAAGTTAATGCACTATTAAGTGTAAGGGCTTGGGTGACGCATTACTAGGACTGAGAAATAGAACCCTTGCCCGGCTGATTGTGGACGATTGCGCTATCTAATATCCTTAGCCATCATTCTCACGGCATGAAACAAATACGTTCAGTCTATATCTTCAACAGCAGTTGGCACAGGTTACTGCTCCAATCAACAACACCTACCACGATGCCCCCGTGGCAAGCCTCGATGACTGTATCCGTTCGCTTATGAAGGATGTCTGAGGCCCTGTGGGAATTCACTTTCGCTAAAAACAATAACGAAGTTGTATCGCTTCTTACCGAATAGCCGGACCAAATTCGTTACTGTGCTTTCATGACTGTAATCTAGGCTACACTTCATGCGGCTCGAGCAACTGCAATCATTCTTATCTGTAGCCCAAACTGGGAGTTTCCAACAAGCGGCCAAAAAATGTGGGGTAACCCAATCAACCGTGAGTCGGCAAATTCAAGGACTGGAATCTGAATTAGGGTTACCCCTATTGCATCGAGGTGCTCAAAGCAAACTCACCTTGGCAGGGGATCAGCTACTCCCTCATGTCCGTAAAATTTTGACCGAATGGCAAGATGCCACCCAGGAGATCAATGACCTCCGCGCTGGTAAGCAGCCTGAACTATGCGTTGCAGCGATTCATTCTGTCTGCGCCCATTATTTACCACCGGTTCTCCAGAAGTTTTGTCAGCTTTACCCAGAAGTTCAATTGCGGGTCACATCCTTGGGAAGTGATCGATCCTTAAAAGTACTTCAAGATGGTTTGGTCGACTTGGCTATTGTGATGAATAATCCTCTACTCACCAGTCGATCCGAAAATGTGGTGGACTGGCTGTACAACGAGCCCATTCAAGTGCTG
The Acaryochloris marina S15 genome window above contains:
- the tpiA gene encoding triose-phosphate isomerase, which encodes MRKIAIAGNWKMHKTQAEALEFLQAFLPLLQDTPEDRDVILCAPFTTLTALSKNLHGSRVQVGAQNIHWEDTGAFTGEISGPMLLETGVRYVVVGHSERRQFFGETDATVNQRLKAAQGHRLTPILCVGESKAQRDANETEAVIFEQLEKGLVGVDQKNLIIAYEPIWAIGTGDTCESSEANRVIGLIRSRLTNPDVTIQYGGSVKPDNVDEIMAQPEIDGALVGGASLAGDGFARVVNYQS
- a CDS encoding LysR family transcriptional regulator; the protein is MRLEQLQSFLSVAQTGSFQQAAKKCGVTQSTVSRQIQGLESELGLPLLHRGAQSKLTLAGDQLLPHVRKILTEWQDATQEINDLRAGKQPELCVAAIHSVCAHYLPPVLQKFCQLYPEVQLRVTSLGSDRSLKVLQDGLVDLAIVMNNPLLTSRSENVVDWLYNEPIQVLMSSEHPLAFHAVVPWPELAKFPQVMFKDGYGMQRLVQDQFKSQGLDLKAVLELNTLDAFRGVIRQGEMISLLPRGALVDSLHDPSLAIRDLAAPEAKDMNPQLNLTREVVMVTTQDRLLIPPIANFRRLVHDSFISNIP